The proteins below come from a single Neospora caninum Liverpool complete genome, chromosome IX genomic window:
- a CDS encoding putative serine proteinase inhibitor, which yields MGLMSKLTLYLGTAALYVAVCKAQTPETAPVCACPKILEPVCGTDGETYGNVCLLECAGTAVARQGPCPPGGAEEIPVVCPLNELPVCGSDGVTYGNDCFRQAARVELAYEGPC from the exons ATGGGGCTCATGTCGAAGCTGACTCTTTACCTGGGCACTGCGGCCCTGTACGTGGCGGTGTGCAAAGCACAAACGCCGGAAACGGCGC CGGTGTGCGCGTGCCCGAAAATTCTAGAACCGGTGTGCGGCACTGACGGTGAAACCTACGGAAACGTGTGCCTGTTGGAGTGCGCTGGCACTGCGGTCGCTAGGCAAGGGCCTTGTCCACCAG GTGGTGCTGAGGAGATCCCCGTTGTCTGCCCTTTGAATGAGCTTCCAGTATGCGGCTCTGATGGCGTTACGTACGGCAACGATTGCTTCCGTCAAGCTGCTCGGGTTGAGCTCGCGTACGAAGGGCCGTGCTAA